ACTGGGCGCTCGCCCTCGTCAACTACCGCGGCTATGGCGCGAGCGAAGGCCGCCCCTCCGAGCAGGCCCTGTGCGCCGACGCGGAGGTGGTGCTCGACGCCCTCGCCCGCCGCCCGGATGTCGACGCGACGCGGATCGTGCTCGTGGGGCGCAGCCTCGGCACCGGCGTGGCGACGTTCGTCGCCGCCCGGCGTCCGGTGCGTGCCGTCGTGCTCATCTCGCCCTACGACAGCATGGTCGCCCTGGCCGGGCACCACTACCCGTTTCTGCCCGCGCGCTGGCTGCTGCGGCACCGCTTCGACTCGATCGAGCGCGCGCCTCGGATCATGGCGCCGTTGCTCGCGATCGCGGGCGAGCGCGACGAGGTCGTCCCGCTCGCCAGCTCGCAGCGCCTCTACGATGCGTGGGGCGGGCCGAAGCGCTGGGTCGCGATCCCGGAGGCGAATCACGACGACCTGGGCTTGCAGCCAGCGTTCTGGGAGCCGATCCGGGCGTTTCTCGGCGCCGCGCGCTGATCGCTGGACGATGTCCCGGTAACGGCGCGTTAGCTCAACTGGCAGTAGTGGGTATGCGCGTCCGCGCCCGGGCAGAACTCGGTCCGGTCCGCCGTTCGCTCTGCCTCGACTCGACCGGCCGATCCGACCACCGCGATCGGGAACCCACGGTGAAGCGGCGTCCAGATGGCCCGTCCGGCGTAGTCCCCGGACCGGAAGGCGTTGACCCACTCG
This genomic stretch from Candidatus Methylomirabilota bacterium harbors:
- a CDS encoding alpha/beta fold hydrolase, with amino-acid sequence MSGWLLLATAVVLGVPAAAFLAQDRMLFLPHLAAPPRGLRPSRPVEEVDLATPEGPRVRGWFVPARGGGPAPLIVYYGGNAEDVTGQAFEPWPGDWALALVNYRGYGASEGRPSEQALCADAEVVLDALARRPDVDATRIVLVGRSLGTGVATFVAARRPVRAVVLISPYDSMVALAGHHYPFLPARWLLRHRFDSIERAPRIMAPLLAIAGERDEVVPLASSQRLYDAWGGPKRWVAIPEANHDDLGLQPAFWEPIRAFLGAAR